ATGGCCAGTGTCCGTTTAACGGGAAAAGGCTCGGGCTGGCTGGCGATTGCAGGGGATGATGGCTGGCGGATTGCACCGGATTGCACCGGTATTGACTCAGATGATTCCAGCGTACTGAACAGGTCTGGCAAGCCGTCAGTCGACCTTGTTGTCCCGACAGCGTTGGTTCTGGAAAAGGGTAATAATGCAGAAGATCATGGCTCCCCCTATTCCCGCCGCTCATTGCCGGACATATCTGACATCACTAAAAAAAATAATCTGCCCGGTGATCGTGATGATCTGCTCACCGGTTCTTCTGGTGGCGGCAGCTTCGATGACCTCGATGACTCATTTAAAAGGAGACCCGGAGGGAATGACCGCCGCCCTTTATTTTCCTTTGAAGTGATGAGCAGAATGCTTGGGCTGGCTGTCAGTGTTTTTGGTACAGCAGGTCAGCCCGGGGAGGTTAAAAAACTGGTTTTAAGACCTCAAATCATTCTGGTGATCTGGCGGGGTTGGGAGCGACGGGAGATTCCTGTTACATCGCAAATGTGGGGTTCAATAAAGCGGGCAGGGCTTGATGGGGATCCGGGACTGTTTCTCGCTTTGGCTGAAAGCGATCCGGATAAATTGAAAGAAACGCTTGAAAACTATTTGAAAAAGCACTCGCCCCTTGCCGACGTCCTTAGCTATCACTGTGAAGATCTCAACCTGGCCCCAAAAGCGGGTAATGCCCGATTACTTAGCGTATCGGTTTTTCCGGGCTCTTGCCCTTCGGGAGTGGGATGCTCCGGAGGAGAGAAAGAAGCAAACGGAGCAATGAATGACCTGCCCCGGAATAATCCAGATGGCTATGCCTGTAACAACCATGGTCAGCCGGTTAAAAGTTTTGGTAACAACGGGGGAGGAGGAGACAGTTCCGGGAATCCGGAAATCAACTCATGTACATTCTGTGGGAATGCACAGGTAAACTCCAATGGCTTATGCACAAACTGCCTCATGGCTAAACAAGAAGTGTCGCCTTTTGAGGTTTTACCAACTGAGATCTTGCTTAAAATAGCTGAGGGCTTGTCATGGCGTGATGTTAACAGCTGGAGTTTAATAAATAAGAATTTTTTGAATCGTCTCAACACACAAATGAAACTGAAAATCCTATCCGATCGATATTATGGCTCTGCTGCGGAAGCATATAGAGAAATAATAAAAAACATGGACGTACCTGCTGTTCCAAACATTGAAACTGCCGACCCTTTGTTACGGCTTGCTTATCATAGATTCGCAAACAATAAACACCTGACTTCTCTGGGAAATAGTACTCAGCAGCAATGCGTGGCGACGCTGGAAGGGCATAACAACTGGATTTACTCAGTCACGCCACTGGCCGATGGGCGGCTGGCTTCCGGCTCATTGGACAGGACCATAAAGGTGTGGGATCTGAGCAAGCCCGACGGAAGTCAATGCGTGGCGACGCTGAGTAGGCATACTAGCTGGGTGAACTCAGTCACGTCATTGGCCGATGGGCGGCTGGCTTCCGGCTCTCGGGACAAAACCGTAAAGGTGTGGGATCTGAGCAAGCCCGACGGAAGTCAATGCGTGGCGACGCTGAGTAGGCATACTAGCTGGGTGAACTCAGTCACGTCATTGGCCGATGGGCGGCTGGCTTCCGGCTCTCGGGACAAAACCGTAAAGGTGTGGGATCTGAGCAAGCCCGACGGGGAGCAATGCGTGGCGACGCTGAAGGGGCATACCAACTGGGTGAGTTCAGTTACGCCATTGGCCGATGGGCGGCTGGCTTCCGGCTCTGATGACCAGACCGTAAGGGTGTGGGATCTGAGCAAACCCGACGGGGAGCAATGCGTGGCGACACTGAAGGGGCATACCCACGCGGTTTTCTCAGTCACGCAACTGCCAGATGGGCGGCTGGCTTCCGGCTCTCGGGACAAAACCGTAAAGGTGTGGGATCTGAGCAAGCCCGACGGGGAGCAATGCGTGGCGACGCTGGAGGGGCATACTGACTGGGTGACCTCAGTTACGCCATTGGCCAATGGGTGGCTGGCTGCCGGCTCTCATGACAAGACCGTAAGGGTGTGGGATCTGAGTAAGCCCGCCGGAGAGCAATGCGTGGCGACACTGTATGGGCATACCAACGAGGTTTCCTCAGTCACGTCACTGGCCGATGGGCGGCTGGCTTCCGCCTCTGTTGACAAGACCATAAAGGTGTGGGTTCTGGGCAAAAATTCTGAAACGAAGTAAACATATTGGTTAATGGGGAAAATATATCGATTAATAATGTAAAAAATACCAGTAGTGTCTGAGCTAAAAGTCGCCGCGCAGCGGCCTGTCCTGATGCTACTAAGATAGCCAGAGGGCGGTCTGGTGAGAAAAGAGTGGGAAAAAAGCTTTTTTTGCCGTGAACCGGTTCAGGATAAGCGGTCTGTGTCGTCGAACAG
Above is a genomic segment from Endozoicomonas euniceicola containing:
- a CDS encoding WD40 repeat domain-containing protein → MKTIKLLVINQLLLLLDLSFFLPMTGYGSAFSILPEWMGWNSPSNKAAVKISQIVLANDAPSLLFSYEINKTSSDFVQPEKNQVYTRWDGCKNDSLRICFRRAAKVFAGGYSYPPTISGSTELNVEMGEVTPDEGGWQSMASVRLTGKGSGWLAIAGDDGWRIAPDCTGIDSDDSSVLNRSGKPSVDLVVPTALVLEKGNNAEDHGSPYSRRSLPDISDITKKNNLPGDRDDLLTGSSGGGSFDDLDDSFKRRPGGNDRRPLFSFEVMSRMLGLAVSVFGTAGQPGEVKKLVLRPQIILVIWRGWERREIPVTSQMWGSIKRAGLDGDPGLFLALAESDPDKLKETLENYLKKHSPLADVLSYHCEDLNLAPKAGNARLLSVSVFPGSCPSGVGCSGGEKEANGAMNDLPRNNPDGYACNNHGQPVKSFGNNGGGGDSSGNPEINSCTFCGNAQVNSNGLCTNCLMAKQEVSPFEVLPTEILLKIAEGLSWRDVNSWSLINKNFLNRLNTQMKLKILSDRYYGSAAEAYREIIKNMDVPAVPNIETADPLLRLAYHRFANNKHLTSLGNSTQQQCVATLEGHNNWIYSVTPLADGRLASGSLDRTIKVWDLSKPDGSQCVATLSRHTSWVNSVTSLADGRLASGSRDKTVKVWDLSKPDGSQCVATLSRHTSWVNSVTSLADGRLASGSRDKTVKVWDLSKPDGEQCVATLKGHTNWVSSVTPLADGRLASGSDDQTVRVWDLSKPDGEQCVATLKGHTHAVFSVTQLPDGRLASGSRDKTVKVWDLSKPDGEQCVATLEGHTDWVTSVTPLANGWLAAGSHDKTVRVWDLSKPAGEQCVATLYGHTNEVSSVTSLADGRLASASVDKTIKVWVLGKNSETK